From the Mustelus asterias unplaced genomic scaffold, sMusAst1.hap1.1 HAP1_SCAFFOLD_196, whole genome shotgun sequence genome, one window contains:
- the LOC144485517 gene encoding uncharacterized protein LOC144485517, whose product MEKPCKCGDCGKGFKYPSLLEIHRRSHTGEKPFTCSICGKGFTQSTTLLRHQRFHTGERPFPCCVCGKGFAQSSELLVHQRVHTGEKPFTCPVCGRGFTQLSQLLTHQRVHTGERPFTCSVCEKRFTNSSNLLTGKRPFICSMCEKGFTTSSNLLTHQRIHTREKPFTCSVCERGFSQLAHLLTHQQVHK is encoded by the coding sequence atggagaaaccgtgtaaatgtggggattgtggaaaaggattcaaatacccatccctgctggaaattcatcgacgcagtcacactggagaaaagccattcacctgttccatatgcgggaagggattcactcagtcaaccactctgctgagacaccagcgatttcacacaggggagagaccattcccctgttgtgtgtgtgggaagggatttgcgcAGTCCTCCGAGCTactggtacaccagcgagttcacactggggagaagccattcacctgtcctgtttgtgggaggggattcactcagttatcccagctgctgacacaccagcgagttcacactggggagaggccattcacctgctctgtgtgtgagaagagattcactaattCATCAAACCTTCTGACTGGCAAGAGGCCATTCATTTGTTCCATGTGTGAGAAAGGGTTCACAacttcatccaaccttctgacacaccagcgaattcacacccgggagaagccattcacctgttcagtgtgtgagaggggattcagtcagctagcccacctgctgacacaccagcaagttcacaagtga